One genomic segment of Cellulophaga sp. HaHaR_3_176 includes these proteins:
- a CDS encoding inorganic phosphate transporter has protein sequence MGDNIYIFMIAALAILAITDLIVGVSNDAVNFLNSAIGSKAVSFRTIMIVASVGIALGAVSSSGMMDIAKTGIFNPNNFVFSEVMIIFMAVMITDILLLDFFNTLGMPTSTTVSIVFELLGAAVAVSVIKILNLDDSLSTLGSYINTDKATEIIIGILLSVVIAFSVGAVVQFFSRLLISFKFEKKPTWVSALFGGFAITGIIYFIIVKGLKSASILNGPISEFIATQTELFILFNFITWTLLSYISSTVFKLNIYRLIILLGTFALAMAFAGNDLVNFIGVPIAALQSFQDWSASGVAATEYNMSGLTNAVQAPIYLLLASGVIMVLTIWFSSKAKNVVKTSVDLARQDEGEERFQPNFLSRQIVRLSVQLSEATSSLIPQSLQVKIDQRFEKPSPSVLKVKVQDKPAFDMVRAAVNLMVASILISLATSMKLPLSTTYVTFMVAMGSSLADKAWGAESAVYRVAGVLNVIGGWFFTAIIAFIASSIIAALIHYGGTVAIVILLILAFLLISRNYFKQSKKAKEIKAEDSLRKSESSSIQGVIEESANNISNVVNRSNKIYTGAIDGLARHDLEDLKKNKKGVVKLSKEIDDLRDNIFYFIKNLDETSLGASNFYISVLGYLQDMAQSLEYISKVSHKHIHNNHKKLKYNQIKELKEIDYKLQSVFSDTKKAFESRSFEQIGSILKNKHEAFELVSQKIEKQVERTRTEESSPKNTTLYFSLLQETKDLLIATMNLLELYYNEHDSSVKPAKIEQPNTSKK, from the coding sequence ATGGGCGATAATATATATATTTTCATGATTGCTGCTTTAGCAATCTTAGCAATTACAGATTTAATCGTAGGTGTCAGTAATGATGCAGTCAATTTCTTGAACTCCGCAATCGGATCTAAAGCTGTATCTTTCAGAACGATAATGATTGTTGCCAGTGTCGGTATCGCGTTAGGAGCTGTGTCTTCTAGTGGAATGATGGACATTGCTAAAACAGGTATTTTTAACCCCAACAACTTCGTTTTTTCAGAAGTCATGATTATTTTCATGGCTGTGATGATAACAGACATACTTCTTCTTGATTTCTTTAACACACTAGGCATGCCAACATCAACTACGGTTTCAATCGTTTTTGAGCTATTAGGTGCTGCTGTAGCTGTTTCTGTTATAAAAATTTTAAACTTAGATGACAGCCTATCAACATTAGGGTCTTATATAAATACTGATAAAGCAACAGAAATCATTATCGGCATACTACTTTCTGTAGTGATTGCATTTTCTGTAGGTGCTGTTGTCCAGTTTTTCTCTAGGCTTTTAATTTCTTTTAAATTTGAAAAAAAACCTACATGGGTTAGTGCTCTTTTTGGTGGTTTTGCAATAACTGGTATAATATATTTTATTATTGTAAAAGGGTTAAAAAGTGCCTCAATATTAAATGGACCAATATCTGAATTTATAGCAACTCAAACAGAGTTGTTTATTTTATTCAATTTTATAACTTGGACTTTATTATCTTATATATCTTCAACTGTTTTTAAATTAAATATTTATAGACTTATCATTCTATTAGGGACCTTTGCATTAGCTATGGCTTTTGCGGGTAACGATTTGGTTAACTTTATTGGAGTGCCTATTGCTGCTTTACAATCTTTTCAAGATTGGAGTGCTTCTGGAGTAGCAGCTACAGAATATAACATGTCTGGATTAACAAATGCTGTACAGGCACCAATATACTTACTTCTCGCTTCTGGTGTGATAATGGTACTAACTATTTGGTTTTCATCTAAAGCAAAAAATGTAGTTAAAACTAGTGTTGATTTGGCACGACAAGATGAAGGAGAGGAACGTTTTCAACCTAACTTTTTATCACGTCAGATTGTAAGGTTATCAGTGCAGCTTTCTGAGGCTACATCTTCATTAATACCACAAAGTTTACAAGTCAAAATTGATCAGAGGTTTGAGAAACCTTCTCCATCTGTATTAAAAGTTAAAGTACAAGACAAACCTGCTTTTGACATGGTTAGAGCTGCCGTTAATTTAATGGTTGCAAGTATACTTATATCGCTAGCAACATCAATGAAGCTTCCTTTATCTACTACATATGTAACATTTATGGTTGCTATGGGGTCATCTTTAGCTGACAAGGCTTGGGGTGCTGAAAGTGCTGTTTACAGAGTAGCAGGAGTGCTTAATGTAATTGGCGGTTGGTTTTTTACTGCTATAATAGCTTTTATAGCATCTTCTATAATTGCTGCTTTAATTCATTACGGAGGTACTGTAGCGATTGTAATTCTTTTAATATTAGCATTTTTACTTATATCAAGAAATTATTTTAAGCAAAGTAAAAAAGCTAAAGAAATAAAAGCAGAGGATAGTTTAAGAAAATCTGAAAGCAGCTCTATACAAGGTGTTATTGAAGAAAGTGCTAACAATATATCGAATGTTGTAAACAGAAGTAATAAAATTTACACAGGAGCTATTGATGGTTTAGCAAGACATGATTTAGAAGATTTAAAAAAGAATAAAAAAGGTGTTGTTAAACTATCTAAAGAAATAGATGACTTAAGAGACAACATTTTCTATTTTATTAAAAACTTAGACGAGACAAGCTTAGGTGCTAGTAACTTTTACATTAGTGTTCTAGGTTATTTACAAGATATGGCTCAGTCATTAGAATACATTAGTAAGGTTAGCCATAAACACATACACAACAACCACAAGAAACTGAAGTACAATCAAATTAAAGAATTAAAAGAAATAGATTACAAACTTCAGAGTGTATTTAGTGATACTAAAAAAGCGTTTGAATCTAGATCTTTTGAACAGATTGGGTCTATATTAAAAAATAAGCACGAAGCTTTTGAGCTTGTTTCTCAAAAAATAGAAAAACAAGTAGAGAGAACTAGAACTGAAGAATCTAGTCCAAAAAATACAACTTTGTATTTTTCTTTACTACAAGAAACAAAAGACTTACTTATTGCTACCATGAATTTATTAGAGCTTTATTATAATGAGCATGATAGTTCTGTAAAACCAGCAAAAATTGAGCAACCAAATACATCAAAAAAATAA
- a CDS encoding carboxypeptidase-like regulatory domain-containing protein, translated as MKKIFLISLLFVISNIFSQETGSITGAVVDLEIGNEPVLFADVQLKNTDKNTQTNFHGNFEFTNLEIGNYIVVVNFLGYETVQIPVQVTHEKVSKINIGLKSKLISLTAISESDIVMSEKIKK; from the coding sequence ATGAAAAAAATATTTTTAATTAGTTTGCTATTTGTAATAAGTAATATATTTTCTCAAGAAACAGGAAGTATTACAGGTGCTGTTGTAGACCTAGAAATAGGTAACGAACCTGTTTTATTTGCTGATGTTCAATTGAAGAATACTGATAAAAACACGCAAACCAATTTTCATGGTAATTTTGAATTCACCAACCTTGAAATTGGTAATTACATTGTTGTTGTTAATTTTTTAGGATATGAAACGGTACAAATTCCAGTTCAAGTTACTCATGAAAAAGTTTCGAAAATTAATATCGGTTTAAAATCTAAGTTAATATCCTTAACTGCAATTTCTGAATCGGATATTGTTATGTCTGAAAAAATTAAAAAGTAG